One window from the genome of Pedobacter schmidteae encodes:
- a CDS encoding glycerophosphodiester phosphodiesterase family protein — protein sequence MLKRNLIGITAAALFSLSGCKTMKSASSTPAAEFPAFSTEGHRGGRGLMPENTIIGMKHAIDLGITTLEMDTHITKDGKVVVTHDDYLSPTFMLTPEGKEIPKSDGKKYPVYQMDYSLLKQFDLGSKPHPGFPEQQKIKSYIPLLSDLIDDVQVYTRGKKQMFYNIETKCSAKGDGVVNPGPEEFVKLLMDVIEKKGITPYVVIQSFDKRTLQVLHKKYPGVRTSYLVDNKKTVEENLTDLGFNPFILSPAYKMVNAEMIKKCHDKHIKVIPWTANTKEDIASLKQLNVDGIISDYPNLLVN from the coding sequence ATGTTAAAAAGAAACTTAATCGGCATAACTGCTGCGGCTTTGTTCAGCTTATCAGGATGTAAAACCATGAAAAGTGCCAGCTCAACACCAGCAGCAGAATTTCCTGCATTTAGCACCGAGGGGCATAGGGGAGGAAGAGGGCTGATGCCGGAAAACACTATTATAGGAATGAAGCATGCGATTGACCTGGGGATTACTACGCTGGAAATGGATACACACATCACCAAAGATGGCAAGGTGGTGGTAACGCATGACGATTACCTGAGCCCAACCTTTATGCTGACGCCCGAAGGAAAGGAAATCCCAAAATCGGATGGCAAAAAATATCCGGTATACCAAATGGACTATAGCCTGCTGAAACAATTTGATCTGGGTTCAAAACCGCATCCCGGCTTTCCGGAACAGCAGAAAATAAAAAGTTATATCCCTTTATTGTCCGACTTGATTGACGACGTACAGGTATACACCAGGGGCAAAAAACAAATGTTCTACAACATTGAAACCAAATGTAGCGCCAAAGGCGATGGGGTTGTAAACCCTGGGCCTGAAGAATTTGTAAAGCTATTGATGGATGTGATCGAAAAAAAAGGAATAACCCCGTATGTAGTCATTCAGTCGTTCGACAAAAGAACCCTGCAGGTACTGCATAAAAAATATCCCGGCGTACGTACCTCCTACCTGGTCGACAATAAAAAAACAGTAGAAGAAAACCTCACTGACTTAGGATTTAATCCATTTATTTTAAGTCCCGCTTATAAAATGGTAAATGCTGAAATGATTAAAAAATGTCACGATAAGCACATTAAGGTTATTCCATGGACCGCGAATACCAAAGAAGATATTGCCAGCTTAAAACAACTCAACGTGGACGGGATCATTTCAGATTATCCCAATTTGCTGGTCAACTAA
- a CDS encoding calcineurin-like phosphoesterase family protein, whose amino-acid sequence MNRRSFIQSIGLITGGAFISLQSNAFSGLKRDKTIKGTVTDGKKGLANVVISDGYSVVLTDAKGNYSLTTDDRATNIFMSTPAGYEFKTDYNVSRQHEALGSRNEYNFKLKALKRNDSKHNFIIWADPQVKNKKDVKQMMDTAVPDVQQLVKSMGADALIHGICVGDIVWDNHALFPDYNEAVAQMGIPFFQALGNHDMDYRQGGDETSDKTFKEVYGPTYYSFNRGKAHYVVLDDVRYLGSEREYDGYITENQLAWLAKDLKYVAKDQLLIINLHIPVHNAVKNNAGLYALLEGYKNVHIMSGHTHYNLNKITNNLYEHNHGTVCGAWWTGPICEDGTPRGYGVYEVNGTDLKWYYKSTGFEKSKQISVYVEQLNNQKRIIANVWNWDPEWKVEYFLDDKAMGALEQQKGYDPLAVQLYKGDKMPVTRSFAEPRKMDHLFMAHFSPSVKSVKVVATDRFGEKYTVIADANNAAIAAE is encoded by the coding sequence GTGAACAGAAGATCCTTTATACAATCCATTGGCCTCATTACCGGAGGTGCTTTCATCAGCTTACAAAGCAATGCCTTTTCTGGCTTGAAAAGAGATAAAACCATCAAAGGAACGGTAACTGATGGTAAAAAAGGTCTGGCAAATGTAGTTATCTCCGATGGTTACAGTGTAGTGCTAACCGATGCCAAAGGAAATTATTCCCTTACTACTGATGACAGGGCTACCAATATCTTTATGAGTACACCTGCCGGCTACGAGTTTAAAACTGATTATAATGTCAGCCGCCAGCACGAAGCATTGGGCAGTCGCAATGAGTATAATTTTAAGCTCAAAGCCTTAAAAAGAAACGACAGCAAGCACAACTTTATCATTTGGGCCGATCCACAGGTTAAAAATAAAAAGGATGTGAAACAGATGATGGATACTGCCGTACCTGATGTGCAGCAGCTGGTGAAATCAATGGGTGCCGACGCCCTGATCCATGGTATTTGTGTGGGCGATATTGTGTGGGATAATCATGCCTTGTTTCCAGATTATAATGAGGCCGTAGCACAAATGGGAATACCTTTTTTTCAGGCACTGGGCAACCACGATATGGATTACAGACAAGGGGGCGACGAAACATCAGATAAAACCTTCAAGGAAGTTTATGGCCCTACCTATTACTCCTTCAACCGTGGTAAAGCCCATTATGTAGTACTTGACGATGTGCGTTACCTCGGTAGCGAGCGTGAATACGATGGCTATATCACCGAAAACCAGTTAGCCTGGCTGGCCAAAGACCTTAAATATGTAGCCAAAGATCAATTGCTGATCATCAACCTGCACATTCCTGTACACAACGCTGTTAAAAACAATGCCGGGTTGTATGCCTTACTGGAAGGGTATAAAAATGTCCACATCATGTCGGGCCATACCCATTACAACCTCAACAAAATAACCAATAACCTATACGAGCACAACCATGGTACGGTATGTGGCGCTTGGTGGACAGGCCCTATCTGCGAAGATGGTACGCCAAGGGGATATGGTGTTTACGAAGTAAATGGCACCGACCTGAAATGGTACTACAAATCAACCGGCTTTGAAAAAAGCAAACAGATTAGCGTATATGTAGAACAGCTCAATAATCAGAAGCGAATTATTGCCAATGTGTGGAACTGGGATCCGGAATGGAAGGTGGAATATTTTCTGGATGACAAAGCTATGGGGGCACTTGAACAGCAAAAAGGATATGATCCGCTGGCTGTACAGTTATATAAAGGCGATAAAATGCCGGTTACACGCTCATTTGCCGAACCCAGGAAAATGGACCACTTGTTTATGGCACATTTTAGCCCTTCGGTAAAAAGTGTTAAAGTGGTGGCAACCGACCGCTTTGGCGAAAAATATACGGTGATTGCCGACGCCAACAACGCCGCAATTGCGGCCGAATAG
- a CDS encoding DUF5689 domain-containing protein: MKKIIKNWFILAVLFAVCFGCKRDNDYILGTPSQFISNFDLRKLYRGEDLTLTTENMKGASRVTGQVVSDHSGNNLPAGLLLIQNKRTVGNGIDSIRGIAIDIGAAAKNYVPGDSVHVTIEGGTLKRVNGILEIVGKSAADVTKVASNRPMMIRRGFANLIISQPDLYESTLVNIWKGTFNPGLAPTDKLSGNKILNDGTENAVLHTEANATFANLIPPYMGDYRGTVLNTIENGKIVPQHRLRTADDIYILSATPDVPEIIITGFINDPVGSDTNAEYIQCRATTAINFATTKFTIVTTNNANASVPIGAPVDGWATGQVRTYKLELTSGTVARGEIFYVGASNKLINGPGSTSIATAKWIRSAAYNAASPFFNSTNTTRGNSTTNLLANSGNAFGMAVFRGISIDKNTVPIDVVFVHNTGSLYDGTKGLGYRIGNTDVYDVIDHNSYKATPFYLSGSNTSRFAYQPNAGVTEGQGYFFALGGTFDLTLGKWTKARNNVHIKLTTTSAIEEIQTTNATEMIGL; this comes from the coding sequence ATGAAGAAGATAATAAAAAATTGGTTCATCCTCGCAGTACTTTTCGCTGTATGTTTTGGATGTAAACGTGACAACGACTATATTTTAGGTACCCCTAGCCAGTTTATTTCAAATTTTGATTTGCGTAAACTTTATCGGGGAGAAGACCTGACACTCACAACTGAAAATATGAAAGGGGCAAGTCGGGTAACGGGACAGGTGGTTTCAGACCATTCTGGTAATAATTTACCTGCTGGATTGCTGCTTATTCAAAATAAAAGGACAGTAGGTAATGGCATCGATTCTATAAGGGGTATAGCCATAGATATTGGTGCGGCTGCAAAAAATTATGTACCTGGCGATTCCGTACATGTGACCATTGAAGGCGGTACATTAAAGCGGGTAAATGGTATTCTTGAGATTGTTGGCAAAAGTGCGGCTGATGTAACTAAAGTTGCTTCAAACAGGCCAATGATGATCAGAAGAGGCTTCGCCAATCTGATTATAAGTCAGCCTGACCTGTATGAGTCGACACTCGTAAATATCTGGAAAGGGACTTTTAATCCCGGGCTTGCGCCAACCGATAAATTGAGTGGTAATAAGATTTTAAACGACGGAACGGAGAATGCTGTTCTTCATACTGAAGCGAATGCTACTTTCGCAAACCTGATTCCACCTTACATGGGTGACTACCGGGGAACGGTGTTAAATACCATCGAAAATGGGAAAATAGTACCGCAACATCGTTTACGTACAGCTGATGACATTTATATATTAAGTGCAACGCCAGATGTGCCGGAAATCATCATTACAGGGTTTATTAACGATCCTGTTGGCAGTGATACCAATGCCGAATATATCCAGTGCAGAGCAACTACTGCGATCAATTTTGCCACCACGAAGTTCACTATTGTTACCACAAATAATGCCAACGCCTCGGTTCCAATAGGGGCACCTGTTGACGGTTGGGCAACCGGACAGGTGAGAACGTATAAGTTAGAATTAACTTCTGGAACGGTAGCGCGAGGAGAGATCTTCTACGTGGGTGCTTCCAATAAGTTGATCAATGGTCCGGGCTCTACTTCAATAGCAACAGCCAAATGGATCAGATCGGCAGCATACAACGCTGCCAGTCCATTCTTCAACTCAACAAATACCACCAGAGGTAATTCTACTACCAACCTGTTGGCCAATAGTGGAAATGCTTTTGGTATGGCAGTTTTCCGCGGTATATCCATAGATAAGAACACAGTGCCTATTGATGTTGTATTTGTACACAATACAGGTAGTCTATACGATGGCACAAAAGGTTTAGGTTACAGGATTGGTAATACTGACGTTTATGATGTAATTGACCACAACAGCTACAAAGCCACTCCATTTTATTTGTCAGGGTCGAATACATCACGATTTGCATATCAGCCAAATGCGGGTGTTACCGAAGGTCAGGGTTATTTCTTTGCCTTGGGTGGCACGTTCGATCTGACTTTAGGTAAGTGGACCAAAGCAAGGAACAATGTGCATATCAAATTGACAACGACTTCTGCCATTGAGGAGATTCAGACCACCAATGCTACAGAAATGATAGGGCTATAG
- a CDS encoding SusD/RagB family nutrient-binding outer membrane lipoprotein, whose product MKKNKNTIVYILLAGLGMSALSCTKDFNEVNTDPLGKGEVNAHQLMAPTMVSLMSTNMLRNRNFNNELMQVTVDLGDAEGKTFRYDIRRNTADNTWNNWYVNLTNIKDMYKIASQPEKINKSYQGISLIIQTWIYSLLTDTYGDVPYTEANDGREGNYQPVFDKQKDIYLGMFDKLEQANNLLKEGTAIVGTSDAIYNGDVSKWRRLGNSLYLRLLLRVSGKAEVSSTVIAKIKEMIDTNPGNYPIMQNNQHTAKLLWTGSNISTQVYTSPFMASVRANDFYVPAIGSFFIDNLISWSDPRILPTYGISGINRFGIRPGNSGYVGVPSGYNPGSEPAKQSVFYSSSDNVAINLQTDRYTGIIMNCAEVDFILAEAAAKGWISGDAGAYYVKGVADAINYWLPTVMPGGATDPAAIAYVNAADIEWNNAYPLESTDANTLSKMSLIHKQKYYALFLVDFQQWFEYRRSSYPILPKGAGLLNGGVMPARLNYPTLTQSTNPTNYKNAVASQGPDEIYTKVWWQKP is encoded by the coding sequence ATGAAAAAGAATAAAAATACAATTGTATATATACTTTTAGCAGGATTGGGTATGTCAGCTTTATCCTGTACAAAAGACTTTAATGAAGTAAATACAGATCCACTGGGTAAAGGTGAAGTAAATGCACACCAGTTGATGGCACCCACAATGGTAAGCCTGATGTCGACCAATATGTTGCGCAACCGTAACTTCAATAATGAACTGATGCAGGTAACTGTAGATCTTGGCGATGCGGAAGGCAAAACTTTCAGGTATGATATCAGACGTAACACAGCTGATAACACCTGGAACAACTGGTATGTAAACTTAACCAATATCAAGGATATGTATAAGATTGCCAGCCAGCCTGAAAAAATAAACAAGTCATACCAGGGCATATCGCTTATTATTCAAACCTGGATATATTCGTTGCTGACTGATACTTATGGGGATGTTCCTTATACAGAAGCTAATGATGGACGAGAAGGCAATTATCAGCCAGTATTTGATAAGCAAAAAGACATTTACTTAGGGATGTTTGACAAGCTGGAGCAGGCAAATAATTTACTTAAAGAAGGTACGGCCATTGTAGGCACAAGTGATGCAATCTATAATGGAGATGTATCGAAATGGCGCCGCCTGGGCAATTCATTATATTTGAGATTATTGCTTCGTGTTTCGGGCAAAGCTGAAGTGTCATCAACTGTTATTGCGAAAATAAAGGAAATGATTGATACCAACCCGGGCAATTATCCGATTATGCAAAACAATCAGCATACAGCTAAATTGTTGTGGACGGGTTCAAATATCAGTACCCAGGTATATACCTCTCCTTTTATGGCCAGTGTACGTGCCAACGATTTTTATGTGCCGGCCATAGGTTCATTCTTCATCGACAATCTGATCAGTTGGAGTGATCCTCGTATTCTGCCTACATATGGCATTAGTGGAATCAATAGATTTGGGATCAGACCGGGAAACAGCGGTTATGTAGGCGTGCCAAGCGGTTATAATCCAGGTAGCGAACCAGCTAAACAATCTGTCTTTTACTCGTCGAGCGATAATGTAGCCATCAACCTGCAAACAGACAGGTACACCGGTATCATCATGAACTGTGCAGAAGTTGATTTTATTTTGGCCGAAGCTGCGGCTAAAGGATGGATTAGCGGGGATGCCGGAGCCTATTATGTTAAGGGTGTTGCCGACGCCATCAATTATTGGTTGCCAACTGTGATGCCGGGAGGAGCTACCGACCCTGCTGCAATTGCTTATGTTAATGCTGCTGATATTGAGTGGAACAATGCTTATCCGCTGGAAAGTACTGATGCCAATACGCTAAGCAAAATGTCACTGATCCATAAGCAAAAGTATTATGCTTTGTTTCTGGTCGATTTTCAACAATGGTTTGAGTACCGCCGTAGTTCATACCCGATTTTGCCAAAGGGGGCAGGCTTGCTTAACGGAGGTGTGATGCCTGCGCGATTGAATTATCCAACACTCACGCAATCAACCAATCCAACCAACTATAAAAATGCGGTTGCCAGTCAGGGACCGGATGAGATATACACAAAAGTTTGGTGGCAAAAACCTTAG
- a CDS encoding SusC/RagA family TonB-linked outer membrane protein: protein MNKNSTHKGQFKKPFKYLAYALILVFMQLPQMLMAGTGGVAGHLFLQETVTVKGTVKDSGDGQPLPGVTISDNQRKVLGVTDGNGNFTVKAVKGTEISFNMLGYSVAKRAVNAATNAMVINMTSSSANLNEVVVTALGIKREQKSLGYATTTVDSTQLTNAISSNWTDALSGKVAGLNLVRNSGPAASNKIILRGENNLTGDNEALIVIDGVVASSSSRRTAATGGGVYGTSGDIMPVDFGSGLNDLNPDDIESVTVLKGPAASALYGQRGANGAIIITTKSATKNKKTMGITFTSNSAWEDINRGPARQNEYGAGTDGTTTYQFGTGSTSSSYGPAFSENYMFYQYDPVTKIKSLNKTPWVGYGDPVDNFFITGFESTNSVGLDGTFKKVALRLSASHGNNEWIVPNTGLERTTVALNANTNLTKKLSINFKAQYSNRHSDNLPATGYGNQSLMYWFIFAQPNINTDWYRDYWAPGKVNQQFVNLTTSFPEGPYAISEQYLNGQRRNGWLGNVQANYKFTKEFSLMVRASADQNKDIRETRRPWDTSSGGTFAQGSFRVANIRSYEINADFMLKYDKKINKDFHVTASAGGSQMRNEYRRLETRADGLKVPGTYRLDNNINPLVYVPDTARYRINSFYGIGSLAYKNYLFLDVTARQDWNSTLATLDRTDNVGFFYPSASLAFVASDLWKMPKAVSFAKLRASIAQVGSGSTTPYRTAYNYLIAANGVYPDSAMTNPTILPNPNLKPLITTTIELGLDVKLFKNRLNFDLAVYTGNTKNQILSRIIDRATGYNVGIFNVGRVDNKGVELAVNGTPVKTKSFTWTLNGTFTANRNTIKELADSAVVLRTGGFGNSGQIVAMVGGSMGDLYGTGFLRSPDGQIIFDATTGLAKSDANIKYLGNTLPKYRFSFGTGFTYKQFSMSALFDAQFGAVGHSFTFSRMASMGKSTKTLPGRYNGIVGNGVIDNGDGTFRPNDVIATDIEAYYNSLYYNQAEGGIFRTDYLKFREANFTYAFSKRLLQGMGISNLTLGVYGRNLFIWSPWPAFDPEFGTLAGSDIQQGFETGQLPSTRTYGIRLVMGI, encoded by the coding sequence ATGAACAAAAACTCTACTCACAAAGGGCAGTTCAAAAAACCGTTTAAATATCTGGCGTATGCTTTGATATTGGTTTTTATGCAACTGCCGCAAATGTTAATGGCGGGCACCGGGGGCGTTGCCGGTCATTTGTTTCTGCAGGAAACAGTTACAGTAAAAGGAACGGTTAAAGATTCGGGAGATGGACAGCCATTGCCTGGTGTAACCATTTCTGATAACCAAAGAAAAGTTCTGGGTGTAACAGACGGAAATGGAAATTTTACGGTTAAAGCAGTAAAAGGAACGGAAATCTCTTTCAATATGTTGGGGTATAGCGTTGCTAAACGTGCCGTTAATGCTGCAACAAATGCGATGGTGATCAACATGACCAGTTCAAGTGCCAACCTGAACGAGGTTGTGGTTACCGCGCTGGGTATCAAAAGAGAGCAAAAATCATTGGGTTATGCTACCACTACGGTAGACAGTACACAGTTGACCAATGCCATTTCAAGTAACTGGACGGATGCGTTATCTGGAAAGGTTGCTGGTTTAAATTTGGTACGGAACAGTGGTCCGGCAGCTTCAAATAAAATTATCCTGCGGGGCGAAAATAACCTTACAGGTGACAATGAGGCACTGATTGTTATTGACGGAGTGGTGGCTAGTAGTAGTTCCAGACGTACCGCTGCTACTGGAGGCGGTGTATATGGTACTTCAGGCGATATCATGCCTGTAGATTTTGGTAGTGGTTTAAATGATTTGAATCCTGATGATATTGAGAGTGTAACTGTGCTTAAAGGCCCTGCGGCATCTGCTTTATATGGACAGCGTGGTGCCAATGGTGCAATTATCATTACCACAAAATCGGCTACTAAAAATAAAAAGACGATGGGCATTACCTTTACGTCTAACAGTGCATGGGAAGATATTAACCGGGGGCCGGCAAGACAGAATGAATACGGAGCGGGTACAGATGGAACCACCACCTATCAGTTTGGAACAGGAAGTACCAGTTCCAGTTATGGCCCGGCCTTTTCAGAGAATTACATGTTTTATCAATATGACCCTGTTACTAAGATAAAAAGCCTTAACAAAACCCCTTGGGTGGGTTACGGAGATCCTGTAGATAATTTTTTCATTACAGGCTTTGAATCAACTAATTCTGTAGGCTTGGATGGTACCTTTAAAAAGGTTGCGCTACGTCTGTCAGCCAGTCATGGAAATAATGAATGGATAGTGCCAAATACGGGGTTAGAGAGAACAACCGTTGCATTGAATGCCAACACCAATTTAACTAAAAAGCTAAGTATCAATTTTAAAGCTCAATACAGCAATAGACATAGCGATAATTTACCAGCCACAGGTTATGGTAACCAGTCGTTGATGTATTGGTTTATTTTTGCACAGCCAAATATCAATACCGATTGGTATAGAGACTATTGGGCTCCTGGTAAAGTGAACCAGCAATTCGTTAACCTGACTACATCTTTTCCTGAAGGACCTTACGCCATATCAGAACAATATTTGAATGGTCAAAGACGTAACGGCTGGTTAGGTAATGTGCAAGCCAACTATAAATTTACAAAGGAATTTAGTTTGATGGTACGCGCTTCGGCCGACCAGAATAAAGATATTCGCGAAACCAGACGTCCCTGGGATACTTCTTCGGGAGGAACGTTTGCACAAGGTTCATTCCGTGTAGCCAATATCAGATCTTACGAAATTAATGCCGACTTCATGCTGAAATATGATAAGAAAATCAATAAAGATTTTCATGTGACAGCAAGTGCCGGAGGTAGTCAAATGCGTAATGAATACCGCAGATTAGAAACACGTGCCGATGGTCTTAAAGTTCCGGGTACCTATAGGTTGGATAATAATATCAACCCTTTGGTTTACGTGCCGGATACAGCACGTTACAGGATAAACAGTTTTTATGGTATTGGTTCCCTGGCATATAAAAACTATTTGTTTTTGGATGTAACTGCTCGTCAGGATTGGAACAGTACGCTGGCTACATTGGACAGGACAGATAATGTGGGCTTTTTCTATCCATCGGCTAGTCTGGCATTTGTGGCTTCCGATTTATGGAAGATGCCGAAAGCGGTTAGCTTTGCCAAACTCAGGGCATCTATCGCACAGGTAGGTAGCGGCAGTACTACGCCTTATCGTACAGCCTACAACTATCTGATTGCTGCGAATGGCGTATATCCGGATAGTGCGATGACCAATCCTACTATTTTACCAAACCCAAATCTGAAGCCATTGATTACTACAACCATTGAATTGGGCTTAGATGTGAAGTTGTTTAAAAATCGCTTAAACTTTGATTTGGCCGTATACACAGGTAACACAAAAAATCAAATACTTAGCCGCATTATTGATAGGGCTACAGGTTACAATGTGGGTATTTTTAATGTGGGCCGTGTAGACAATAAAGGTGTCGAGCTGGCTGTGAACGGTACACCGGTAAAAACCAAAAGTTTTACCTGGACGTTGAATGGTACTTTTACCGCCAACCGGAATACCATAAAGGAACTGGCAGATAGTGCGGTGGTACTGCGTACAGGTGGGTTTGGTAACTCCGGACAAATTGTAGCCATGGTAGGCGGAAGTATGGGTGATTTGTATGGAACAGGCTTTCTGCGTTCTCCTGACGGACAAATTATCTTTGACGCAACTACCGGCCTGGCCAAGTCTGATGCCAATATCAAGTACCTGGGCAACACTTTACCTAAATACAGATTTAGCTTTGGCACAGGTTTCACCTATAAGCAATTCAGCATGAGTGCTTTGTTTGATGCCCAGTTTGGTGCAGTAGGTCATTCCTTCACTTTTTCCAGAATGGCCTCTATGGGTAAATCGACCAAGACCCTGCCAGGTCGCTATAATGGTATAGTTGGTAATGGAGTGATCGATAATGGTGATGGCACGTTTCGTCCTAATGACGTAATTGCTACCGATATTGAGGCTTACTACAATTCTTTATATTACAATCAGGCAGAGGGAGGAATTTTCCGTACTGACTATTTAAAATTCAGAGAAGCCAACTTTACTTATGCATTTAGTAAAAGACTTTTACAAGGCATGGGTATTAGTAACCTAACATTAGGCGTTTACGGTCGTAATTTGTTTATATGGTCACCATGGCCGGCATTCGACCCAGAGTTCGGAACTTTGGCGGGATCTGATATTCAACAAGGTTTTGAAACCGGGCAATTGCCTTCTACCCGAACTTATGGTATACGTTTAGTTATGGGCATTTAA
- a CDS encoding glycerol-3-phosphate dehydrogenase/oxidase, with translation MVFSRESFIEQIEEQNNWDVIIIGGGATGLGTAVDAASRGYRTLLLEQSDFAKGTSSRSTKLVHGGVRYLAQGDIALVYEALHERGLLLKNAPHLVKDQEFIIPVYSWFSKYKYLIGLTLYDLLAGKSGFKKSTFLSAKKVLEAIPGLKPEGLMGGVSYSDGQFDDARLALNLAQTAAEYGGVLLNYAKVTGLTKENGNVSGLSFVDTEANKSYTLKAKVVINATGVFVDEILKMDVPSGRAIVRPSQGAHVVLDASFLQGDSALMIPKTPDGRVLFAVPWHGKVLVGTTDTPLNEHSLEPRPLDEEIEFILTTAGKYLTREPSRKDVLAAFAGLRPLAAPGKDTDSTKEISRSHKLIISKSGLITITGGKWTTYRRMAMDVVDKAIELGKLAAKKCVTQDVKIHGYTAEMQTGDLGLYGADAEGILALVKAQPELGEVLHVGYKYVKAEVVWMVRNEMSRTIEDVLSRRMRLLFLDAKVALVLAPAVAKVMAVELGKNEEWVNAQVAAFAELVKQYLLYPAMKGGSGMMEIKATA, from the coding sequence ATGGTTTTTAGTCGTGAATCCTTTATAGAGCAGATAGAAGAGCAGAACAATTGGGATGTTATTATCATAGGTGGTGGGGCTACTGGTTTAGGAACTGCAGTAGATGCAGCCAGTAGAGGATACCGTACGTTGTTGCTGGAGCAATCTGACTTTGCAAAGGGGACCTCTAGTCGCAGTACCAAGTTGGTGCACGGCGGGGTGCGATATTTGGCACAAGGTGATATTGCTTTGGTGTATGAAGCCTTGCATGAACGCGGTTTATTGTTGAAAAATGCCCCTCATCTGGTTAAAGATCAGGAATTCATTATTCCTGTTTACTCGTGGTTTTCTAAATATAAATACCTGATCGGTTTAACACTATATGATTTACTGGCCGGAAAAAGTGGGTTTAAGAAATCGACATTTTTATCTGCTAAAAAAGTATTGGAAGCAATCCCTGGGTTGAAGCCTGAGGGATTAATGGGTGGGGTAAGTTATAGCGATGGTCAGTTTGATGATGCCCGATTGGCGTTGAATCTGGCCCAGACTGCAGCTGAGTATGGTGGAGTGCTGCTTAATTATGCGAAGGTTACAGGACTTACAAAAGAAAATGGTAATGTGAGCGGGCTTAGCTTTGTGGATACAGAAGCGAATAAAAGTTATACCCTGAAGGCGAAAGTAGTGATTAATGCTACCGGAGTTTTTGTGGATGAAATTCTGAAAATGGATGTGCCTTCGGGAAGAGCAATTGTGCGTCCGAGTCAGGGTGCGCATGTGGTGTTGGATGCTTCTTTTTTACAAGGCGATAGTGCGCTGATGATTCCAAAAACACCAGATGGAAGGGTGCTGTTTGCTGTGCCATGGCATGGGAAGGTGTTGGTGGGTACAACAGATACGCCATTAAATGAGCATAGTTTGGAGCCGCGACCTTTGGATGAGGAGATTGAATTTATATTAACTACGGCAGGAAAGTACCTGACCAGGGAGCCTTCGCGGAAAGATGTATTGGCTGCATTTGCAGGATTGAGACCTTTGGCAGCGCCAGGTAAGGATACCGATAGTACCAAGGAGATTTCCAGAAGCCATAAGCTGATCATCAGTAAATCAGGATTGATTACCATCACCGGTGGCAAGTGGACTACCTACCGCCGTATGGCTATGGATGTGGTAGATAAGGCTATTGAGCTGGGTAAGCTGGCTGCAAAAAAATGTGTAACTCAAGATGTTAAAATACACGGGTATACTGCCGAAATGCAAACGGGAGATCTGGGCTTATATGGGGCTGATGCCGAAGGGATTTTAGCTTTGGTGAAAGCGCAGCCGGAATTGGGTGAGGTGTTACATGTTGGTTATAAATATGTAAAGGCCGAGGTGGTGTGGATGGTTCGAAATGAAATGTCTCGTACGATAGAAGATGTGCTTTCGCGTCGTATGCGTTTGTTGTTTCTGGATGCAAAGGTGGCGTTGGTTTTAGCTCCTGCTGTGGCGAAGGTAATGGCAGTGGAGCTGGGTAAAAATGAGGAGTGGGTAAATGCACAGGTGGCAGCCTTTGCTGAGCTTGTAAAACAGTACTTACTATACCCGGCGATGAAAGGAGGCTCGGGGATGATGGAGATTAAGGCGACGGCCTAA